Genomic segment of Mycobacterium sp. 050128:
TGCCGCCGGTCTGCTCCTCGATCCAGGCCAGTTCGTTCTGCAGCCGTTGTGGGCTGTGTGCGACGGCGCCCAGCACGCCGAATCCGCCCGCGTTGGTGACCGCGGCGACGACGTCGCGACAGTGGCTGAAGGCACATATCGGGAACTCCACACCGAGCATCTCGGCGACCCTGGTCCGCATTCCTCGACGCTAGGAGTTATCGCCGGGCATGGCAATCAACTCGCCGGAGCACGCCCGTCCGGCGGCCAGCCCGCCACGCCGTCCTCCAACGGGACCTCGAGGCTCTGCAGGATCGACGAGATCATCCGCCACGCGCTGATCGCGGTGACGAGCTCGACGAGAGTCGTTTTGTCGCCTTGCAATTCGCGCTCGCAGGCGGCCCAGCTGTCGCCGCTGACCGCGCCGTCGCGCACCACGTCGTCGGTGGCCGCCAGCACCGCCCGCTCGCGGGGCCCGAAACCCTCGTGCTGTTGCCAATCGCGCACAGCGAGCAGGTCCTCGGTCGTGACACCCAACCGGGTGGCGACGCGCCAGTGCTGCGTCCATTCGTATTCGCACGCGGTGAGCCAACCGATCCGCATGATCACCAGCTCCCGCAACCGCGCGTCGAGCGAACCGTGCCACAGCATCGTCGCGAGCAGATCGTTGACCGCGCGCGCCAGCGGCGGATGGTTCAACAACACCTGGAAGATGCTGAGCTCGGCCATGTAATCGGGTACCGCCGCCTCGTCGGCAGCGGCCTTGGCCTCGCCGAGCGGCAGTCCGGGCACGCGGGCTGTTGTCATCGTGTGGGCACTCCGATCAACTGGCGGAACGTCTGCAATCGTAGTCAGCGGTATCCGGGCTGTTCAGGGTGCGGCGGTCAACCAAGGCCGTTCGCAGATAGACACGTGTTGAACGACGGGCGTTTGCCGGTGAACGTTCTACGAAAATGCGGCTGTTCACCCCGCTTCCCGGGCGCAATCACAACTACGGTTTGAACAAAAGGGCGTAAATGAAT
This window contains:
- a CDS encoding carboxymuconolactone decarboxylase family protein — protein: MTTARVPGLPLGEAKAAADEAAVPDYMAELSIFQVLLNHPPLARAVNDLLATMLWHGSLDARLRELVIMRIGWLTACEYEWTQHWRVATRLGVTTEDLLAVRDWQQHEGFGPRERAVLAATDDVVRDGAVSGDSWAACERELQGDKTTLVELVTAISAWRMISSILQSLEVPLEDGVAGWPPDGRAPAS